The sequence CCACCAGCCGCCAGGACGCGGCCGCCTTGGCGCTGGTGCCCGGCGCCGCGACGGGTGCGGCCACGCTGACCAACCTCTACACGCAGCAGAGCAATCCGGGCGTATTCGAGGCCTTCGGTGGCGCGCCGTTGGTGACCAGCGACCCGCGCCTGTGGGTGATCGTCCAGATGGACGACGCCCCGAACACCGGCGGCGGCATGAACGCCTTCATGCCCGGCGGCAAATACTATTGGCAGTTCAGCACCGAGTGGCGCACACGCGTCGTCAACACCCGCTATATCGAGATCGCCACCAAGGACACGCCGGCCGCCGGCCTGCGCCTCTGGGTCAACGGCCAGCTCGCGATCGCCGGCAAGCAGCCTTTCGGTAACGCCGCAGGTGCGGGCGACCTCAGCTATACCAAGTTCGATCTCGGCGCGGTGGGCAACTACGACATCGTGCTCGAGTGCAATGGGGCCATCCGGTTCTACGGCATTGGCGTCGATGCTGGCGGCTCCTGCGTCAAGCAGACCCGCGCCAGCACGGGCACCATCCTGTGCCTCGGCGACAGCTACACTTCGGGCGCCTCGTACAACGCCGTCCGCGGCCAGGACCTGATGCGCACGCTCGGTCGCTATCTCGGCTTCCACAACGTCGTCACGGCCGGTCTGTCCGGGTCGTCGATGGTAACCACGACCGGCACGGCGCAGTGGTCGCTGACCGCCTCGGCAGGGTCCATCTACACCAACTTCATCACGCCGATCATCAAACCGGCCATCGACCCCGACGTGATCGTCATATCGCTCGGCTACAACGACAACGGCTCCGTCAGCCCAACCGTCGCTGCGCTCTATGCGCTATGGCAACAGGTGCGTGCCGATTTCCCGCGATCGCTGATCGTGTGCATGGGCATGTGGGGCGGCGTGATCCAGGCGCGCACGACGCTCCAGAACCGCGAGGAGCAGATCCGTGCGCAGTTCAATACCTGGGCCGATCCGTTCTCCATCTTCGTCCGTCTGCAGTTTGCGACCGGCGGGGCGGCGCAGAGCGCCGTGCAGTTCGGCCAAGGCTACACCGGCACACCGTCCTACGACGGCATCAACGACCTTATCCTGAACGGCGACCGCAATCACCTCAACGATGGTTACGCCAACCAGGACGGCCAGTGGTACATGGCCACCAAGATCCGCGACGCGATCCTTACCGAGCTCAACGCCATGGGCGCGACGTACAATCCGGCGGCCTCCAAGGCAGCCTATTGGCCGCTTTCGCTCAAGCTCGCAGGCGGACAGAGCGCCACTGCCACCGTCGGCTCACCATTCCTGTGCTCGCTGATGTCGACGGGCGGTGGGTTCGCTGGCTCCCTGCCGGGTGCGCCGACCGCGCTCCCCGCCAAGGTTCATAGCATTGTCGCCGGCGGCACGATCCCGCCGGGCCTGACGTTGAATGCAACGCAGGCAATGCTGACGGGCACACCGACTACCGCAGGCACCTACAATTTCACCGTCCACTGCGTGGATAGCATCTCAGGCGGCACGGTGGACCTGCCCTGCACGATCACGGTGAGCTGACGAAATGGAGCGCGACGGTCCAGTATCGCCGCGCTCCACCGTCTGCCCCAGCGAATCGCGGGTGGTGTCCGTTTAGCACTGCCGACCCCCTGCAATCATTTCAGATTGTGAATGGAACGCAGTGGCCTCGTTCTTCTGCGCCATTCTCGATCGTCGTGAGCTGATCCGGATCACATACGACGAAATGGAGCACGCCGCCGGGGGTGGAGCGGAACCAGCGACGTGCTCAGTTGCGCGACCGTCGCGGAGACTGGTCGGATCGAGGTCTAAGCCGCCTCGGTTACCTAAAAGTTAATGTCGCGACGAAGTGGAGCGCGCTGCAGGTCGATCTGCGGCGCGCTCCACCCCGCTCTTTATTGCCAGCGAACGGGTGCCGGCATCCCTTTAACGACCTCGCTCGCCGCGCCTTTAGCCGGCTGGGAGAACACCACGATGATGATCGAACCATCTGCTGGCAGGCAGTCGGGAGAGTGAGCGCGCCTGCATGGATTGAGGCAACCCGCATCGGTTTGCGTCTCGCGCTATTCCTTCTCGCCAGCATGGTCGTGCTGAGCTGGGGCGCCCAAGGGCGCTCCACCACCATCTTGGATCGCTATCGCAGCCTCACGACCGCGGTCATGGCGATCGGGATCTGGCTGTTCGGTCCGGCCTTCCTGCCGGGCCTGCTCGGCACGCCGTGGCCGCCGCTCATCGGTGACGGCATCGAGATCATGGCAATCGCGACCATGTGCGCCGCGCTCATCCTGCTGCTCGGCACACGCGCGCTCAAACGTGAGATCGGCCTCGCCCGCGTGCATCGCGGCATGGCAGTCAACGCAGCGATCGTCATGGCGCTGGTCGCTGCGGCATGGGTGTTCCGTTGACCTGGCAGGCGGACGCTGCGGGCCGCTATGGGGCGATCGGCGCGGGGCTGATGATCGGCACGGCGGCTCGCTATGGCCTCGCGCTCGGCGAAGGGCGGCGGCTCAGCTGGCGCGCGATGCTGGGCGACGCTCTGCTGCTCGGGCTGGTCGGCCTGTTCGCGGTCATCATCTCCGACAAGTTCGACCTGCACGGCGACGTGCGCGCGTTCTGCTCGGCGCTCGCGGCAGTCTCATCCGACCGCCTGATCAAGCTTTTGCGCTCGCGGTTCATGAGAGCGGCTGAGGCGCAGCTGGATCAGTTCACGCGCGCTTCCATCGCGGGCGACGTCGTCAAGGTGCCGGCCGGCAGCGGCGCACCCGACAACGTTCGCATCGACGTCATCCGTGACGAGAACCCGATCGGCTCGGCGCTTCGCTCACAGTATCGGCGCCCGGCTCAATCGCGGCCTCCGGAAGATCAGATCGAGCTGCTGCGGAAGCTCGATCAGCAAGAATGAACGTCGCGACCCGCCGGCCTCTTCGGGATGACCGGCGGGACACTTCTCGCCGCTTAAAGGGACGCGAACGAGCGCAGTCTTTCTAAGCGCGGAGACCTGACCGGGAAATTAAGGAGTTTCCGCATGATCGACTGGAAGGCCGCCAGGCGATCATGCGAGCCGAACATCGAGGAGAAGATGGGGCGCCGGCAACCTCCGCCGCTGCGTCTGACAGCGCCCCGCCGGCCGGATGGGGGGCGGCCGGCGGAGCACTTCCCGCTGCACAGGGGAGCACTAACGGGTCGTCACATGATACCCGCCCTGCACGAAGTGGCAATACAAAGGATTGCAAAAAGGTTGGTCTAACTGTCAGCCAATCAAGGCCGCAGCCGTGCTCAATCTGACTATTGGCCGCTAGATTTGCAGATCACCGTACGCAGACGCCCCGCCGTAATACCCTCCCCCCTAAGGCAAGCGGCGGGGCGTCGCAACAGCCAGTAAACTCTAGCTGCCGGATATTCCGGGTAGCACACATAGATTAATTTCGAAAACGCCCCGCTGACCTTGGGGGGTGAGGCCAGCCGGGACGCCGGGGTCGAGCATTGAGGCGTAAAGCTCGGCCCGCGCCTATCAACGTCCCCCGATAACTTGGAGTTCCGGATGATCGACTGGAAGGGCATCGCCCAGCCAGCGCTGACGCGCGCCGGCTACTATGCGGGCGCGATCGACGGCGACGATGGCCCGAAGACCTATACGGCGCTGTTCGCCTATGCCGCCCAGCGCCCGGCCGACGTCGCCATCGCCGCGATCGGCGCGGCGGCGGCGAAGTGGATCAAGGGCGATGCGATCGCACAGACGCCGGCGCGGCTCGCCGAGTTCGTGGCGCAGACCTGCAACGAGACGGGCGCCCTCACGAGGTTCGAGGAGGATCTGCGCTACTCGGCGGCAACCATGCTGGCGCAGTGGCCGACGCACTTTACCGCTGCGCAGGCGGCAGCCTGCGTGGGGCGGCCCGTCGAGATCGCCTGTCGGGCCTACGGCGGCCGAATGGGCAACGCCGCGCCGCCGGCGAAGGACGGGTGGCTCTATCGCGGCCGGGGCATGCTCCAGCTGACGGGCAAGGCCGCCTATGCGCGGTTTGGCCAGATGGTCGGGCTCGACCTGGTCGGCAATCCCGATCTGGCCGCCGATCCGGCCGACAGCCTCGTCATCGCCCGCGAGTTCTGGCGCGCCGCCGGCGTCAACGACGCGGTCGACGCCGGCGACTTCACCAAGGCGCGCCAGCTCACCAACGGGGGATCGATCGGCCTCGCCAACGTCGCCGCGATCCGCGCGCGCCTTCAGGCCGTCATGGTCGACCAGCGTCCGCATCCGCGAGGTTAAGTCATTCAAACCGGCCGATTTGTTGGCGAGCGGAAGAAAGTGTTAAAACCAACTTCCAGTCGCACCTTGCCGTTGCAATGCTGATGTCATCCGAGAGATGCGCCATCGCTCGTGCACCAAAATCCCGCACATAGGTCTCGGCAATATTCAGCTTCCGCTTGGGCATCTGCGAGTCTCCGGATCCCTTAGTACGCTACTTTGACAACTGTGCTCCTCACCAATCGTACCAAATTGTTAATTGAGGAAATATTTATGCCCGATCTTTCCGCGCCGGCCGCCACGGCCGTGCACGCTCTGCTGGCATCATTCGTCCGTCACGCCCTGGTGGCCGCCGGCTCCGCGCTGGTGACGCGCGGGATCGTCGACCAGGGCGCGGTCGACGGCTTCGTCGCCACCATGGTCGAGACGATCGTCGGCACGCTCATGGTCGCCGGCGCCACCGGCTGGGCGCAGGCGCGCGCCTTCCTCTCGCATACCCGCTGGGCGGCCGCATGGGCGGCGCTCAACGCCGAGCCCGCATCTCTTCCCGACGCTGTCGCCGGTCAGGCCGGCAGCGCTGGTCCCGTCGCCTGACCTTCAATCGGAGAACACCATGTCCAAGCTTTTCGTCGGCTTCCTCAGCTCCGCGCAGCTGACCGCGCTCCACGCCGCCGGCCACGCGGTCGAGCAGTTCGCCCTGTCCGAGACGCAGAAGGTCGTCGCCACCCTCAAGACGACCTCGATCGGCGCGACCGTCACCGCCGACATCACGGCGCTGAAGGACTCGACGCTGACCGGCGCGGAGAAGTTCGAGCAGGTGGTGGCGAACACCGCGCCGCTCGTCCTGTCCTATGTCACAGGTGGCGGGCTCGCCTCCCTGGCCTCGGACGCGGCCGACGTCGCGCGCGAGCTGGTGCAGTCGCTCTACAATGACGTGGCGTCGGCGCTGAAGCCTGCCGCTGCGCCGGCGGCTACCGCATGATCCGAGCGGCGGAGGAGCGTTAGCGTTCCTCCGCCGGTTTCGGTAGGATTCGGATCGGCAGCCAGCGGCATGTGTTTCGCTAGCTCTTCTTTCAAGCATGCAAACTCAAGCTTCATCCGTTCAAGGGCTAAGCCGAGTTCGTGGAGCCCAAGAGTATAACTATTTACATCGGGCCTGATCCTGACGACATTTAGATCTAAGGTATGCATGTATGGCTCCTCAAGCATTCTGAGAGATTTCTGCGCTTTTGATCTCATTGAGGTGCACGGGTGTTAGAAGGCCGACCAATCGTCATCGGTTTTAGGATTAGCGCTGCCAACGCTCCGGAGTGCCGGCTTGGCGAGCTGACGCGCACCTGAAGAAGCTCGATGCTGCAGCTCGTGGACGGGAGAGGCGTGAGCGTCACGCTGCTGACCTGTTTTGAAGCGTGCAATCTGCCGATTGAGGCCGTCGGCCTCTGTCGCAAGGCTGCGTGCCGCCGCGGTCGCTTCTTCAACCATCGCGGCATTCTGTTGGGTAACCCCATCCATTTCGGCCACCGCTGTGTTCACCTGATGCAGGCCAGCAGCTTGCTGTTCGGTCACTGCGGCAATCTCGGATACCAGCGTCTTGACCGTTCCGACTTGGCCGATGATGCGTGTAAGCGCCTGGCCGGTCTCGTTGACGAGTTGCACGCCCGCTGCCACCTGGTGGGAAGATGCGCTGATACGCAACTTAACGTCCTTGGCGGCCTCAGCCGACCGCTGAGCTAGAGCGCGGACTTCCGACGCCACGACGGCAAAGCCTCTACCCGCATCTCCTGCGCGCGCTGCTTCGACACCGGCGTTGAGCGCAAGAAGGTTCGTTTGGAAGGCAATCCCATCGATCACAGAGATGATCTCCGAAATCTCGTTAGAGGTACGCTCGATCCCGCCCATTGCCTGCACCGCCTGGCGGACGACGTCGCCGGAATGCTCGGCGTCGGTATGCACGCGAAGAACAGCTTCGTTGGCGCTACTTGCGCGCTCGGCGGTGGTTCTTACCGTCTCGGTGATTTCGTGCATGGCAGCGGCGGTCTCTTCCAGGCTCGCCGCCTGTTGTTCCGTCCGATGCGATAAATCGTCCGAGGCTTGGCGGATCTCACCCGCACCACCGTTTATGCCGGTCGCTGCCTGAGCAACCTGTCCCAGTGTCGATTGCAGTGCTGCAGCAGCGGCGTTGAAGTCGGTCTTAAGCTTGGCGAAGGGGCCGGTCAGATCGGCCTCCACGCGCGAGACAAGGTCGCCACTGGCGAGCTTCGAGAGGGCCTCTCCAACGCTGTCCACGATCAGCGCCGTTTGCTCCTCTTTGGCGCGTTCAGCTGCCGCTAGCTGGTCGCGGAGCCCCTTCATGGCAGCGGCAAGCGCGCCGACCTCATCCGCGCGATCGTCCACGGGGACGGCGACGTGCATGTTGCCCTTCCCCAGCTCTGTCAGCGCTTGAGTCACAGCACCGACCGGCTTGGCAATCTGCTTCACCAGCACGACGAGCACTACGGCGAGGCACCCGAACATGCCAACAACGGCGACGATCGATAGGATGCGCGCATGATCGTAGCCTGCGTCGCCTTCATCGGCGGCGGCCGTTGCAAGACCGCCTTCAAATGTTGCGAGCTGTCCGATCGAGTTCGACAGCGCGTCGAACAGTCGCTGCGATTGACCCCGCATCAGAGCGGTAGCTTCCGCATTTTTGTTTTGCCGCGAGAGTGCCAACAGTACCTTATTTTCTGCGCTGTAAGCCAGCCAGCGCTCGTGAAATTCGTTTAGGAGTTGTCGCGCGCGGGGAAGGCGCAAGTTACCATTGAGTACATCATAGCCTTGATCGACAATCCCACGCTGCTCGTTCATCTTGGCTTCCGCGGCGTCCATCCCCGCGCCGTCCACCGAGAGAATGTGCTGAGCTTCGGCGATGCGGAAGTCCGACGTCGCTGTATCGATCTGCTGCGAAAGCACTGTTTTGGGCAGACGGTCCCGGACGGCCTTGCTCATTAAGGTATCGATCGAGCCTAACTGGCTGATCGAGAACAAGGTGAGTGCCAACAGGCCAATGCCCACCACTCCGAACGAGACCAGAAGCTTATTTACGATGCGCATGTTTCGCATGGCGGAACCCCATAAATCTGGGCTGACCGTTATGACCAAAATCTCAAAATTACGTAAAATCAAGAATTTGAGACGTTAGACGTTTAGTTAAGGTCGCGACGAGCGCGTTCGGCCTCCCTCGATCTGCTCGAATCAATCTTGATCTGCGCCCAGCAGACCGGCCGAGTGTACGCATCGGCGACCGGCGACCTTACGCAGGTAGCTGCGGTCGCGTCCCGGATCGAGCTAGCGGCCTTCGTCTGGTCCGCGACCGCCTGGCGGCCGTGACGATCGAGCAACTGCCCTATGCCGACGTGATCCGGCGCTACGACGCCGCCGAGACGCTGTTCTATCTCGACCCGCCCTATGTCGGCTGCGGGGCGATTATGGCGACGGGTTCCAACCGGACGATTTTCGTACGCTTGGCGACCAGCTGGCCGGGATCGCCGGCAAGTTCGTCCTGTCCATCAACGACACACCGCTGGCGCGCGAGGTGTCCGGCCGCTTCCAGATCGCGGAGGTGCCGGTGACCTACACGATCGGCACGGCGTCGGGCAGCGGCAAGCGGACCGGGGAGCTGATTGTCAGCGCATAAAGGGAGGGCGCTCACCGTTGCCGGGAACGCCCACCTTTTGCAGACCTTTGGCGGTCAGGCGAAGGTTGCGGCGACCCGTTGGCGGCGCCTCGCTGCAGAACCAGCCAAGGCGAAGCCGCCAAGCATCATGAGCCACGTGCTGGGTTCGGGAACTGCTGAAGGCGGTGGCGGTGGCGGTGGCGCCGGAATTTCGTAGCTTACGGTCAAAACAGGCAAGGTATAAAAACTAGGATCTCCCGTGCTGCCAATCGTCTTTGGGCTGCATGTCGTTACGCAAAAACGTGGACTGATTGGGTTGGTCTCCCGGAACGAGAAGCCGAGATATAATCCGGGATTATCTTCAAGATAATTTACGGTGGGAGTTCCGAGTAGATCTGTCGACGTTACCGCTGGGTTTAAGTCGAAGAAATTTGTTAGATTGCTGCCCGCATATATACGAGACGGATCGGCCACAGTCGTTGCCGCAAAGTAGGATCGGAGTTGCACATCGTTAATGTGGGTCCCAAATTGAGATGTAACAGTCAGGCTCAGACCCGTAATAACAGCGTTTATCGGAACAGATGGGATCAAGAACTCTATGGTCGCCGCGTAATCACCTGCGAATGAAGAGCCTGCAGCGCGTCCTACTTGCGAATAATTGGCGATCGCCGCGCCGCCATGAAAAGGGCTCAATCCAAAATTTCCCGTTTCGCTTGGATCGTAATAGCCATACGTCTCCGGTGTAATCATAATGGTAGTCGTCGTTGCACCGGCCGGCGTAGCGGCGGCCAACACAACCGAAGTGACGGCAAGTACATAACTTGATTGCACTTTATGTAACCGGAACATCGAGCAGTCTCCCCTTGTGGCCCAACGCTGGCCGAAGCTAAGACCCTATCCGCGATCCTTTATTCCCTAACAGAATATGAATTTGTGCCACATGATCCCGGCTTCATCCCAAGGGATGTCGATCCTGCTGCCCCACATGCCGGCCGCCAGCCTCGCGATCACGGCGTCGCCGTCGTTGGCCTTGCGCATCCTCCAATCAGGGATAGTCGAAGCCGCTTAGCTGAGCGGCGTCAGAACCGCGTCAGGAGGAGGCACGGCTTCGAGCCGGCTGAGATCGAACCAGGCCTCGTTCTGCTCTGGGCCACCGCGACACAGCGCCTTGCCAGGTCTCAAAGCGATGACCTTTCGGTAGAAGCCCTCACCTATCGCCTGCACCCAGGCATCCTCCTCGATCATCACCCCTCCTCCGCTAGCGCGGCATCGATCATCGCCGGCCATGCATAGACTGGCGGTGCTAGCCCTTCCGTGTTCGGGTTCGCTAGGAACCCGGCATCCATCATCGCTCGTGTCGGCTCGCGCATCGCCTCGATCGCCGCGCGAGAGTGGCGCTCGTATCGCGTCCAAAGCGGTACCTTGGGTCGTGGGGAAACGCTGACACGCACTTCTCGCGGGATAGGGGTGTCGACGAATTCATTCGGATCCTTATTGTCGACAGCGCATAGCGCTCGCGCCACCCGCTCGATCATGGTCGGGTCGGTCATCGCGCGCCTTCCGCAAGCGCGGCGTCGATCATGGCACGCCAGATCTGCGTCGCTGAGTGACTGCCCGGCTTGTATCCGTTCGGCAGGCCATTCCCCATTAGGTCAGTCGGGTGGCGCATGGCTGCGATGACGCGCTCCGCTTTTCGGAGCGAAAGGCGCCGACGGGTTTCCCATTCCCTGCGCATCGTACCGACCATCTGATCGGAGCCTGGCTTGACCGTGAAATCTTTCCAGACCGAAGGCTCCATCGCCCGCGCCACCCGCTCAATCATAGTCGGTTCGGTCATAGCATTCACGAGAGCAGCGTTTCCTTCCAGTGGTTCAGCCCTTAGGCAAAGCTGACGCTCTCACGCTGGCGTCGGCGCATCCCAGCACCTATCACGGCGAAGCCCCCAAGCATCAAGGCCCAAGATGCAGGCTCCGGAGCAACGGAGGGAAGGTGTACGATCGTAATCGGATTATAGGCTTCTGACACTGCCGAGCCATTTAGCGCCAACGCATAGTGAAAATCGAAATCTTCGATAATACCAGGATCAGACAAGATGTAGATCGAATGGTCGTCGTCTTGGTAAAAATTAATCGAGAATGATCTATCGCTTAGATAATAGAAGCCGGCGTTGATGGTCGTTGCGGGCAATGAAAACGCAGCAGTGATGTCCGATGTGTAAGTCGCGAAACCACCGACAATATGGTCCCTAGCGTAATAAGTACCGGGCTGACTAAAGGTAAGATCGACGACAAGTTTTCCGTTATCGGAAAATCCATTCTCTGTTATGACGACGCGATCAGCCCTCGCAGGTGAATAAGCAAGCAGCGATGCGGTC is a genomic window of Sphingomonas nostoxanthinifaciens containing:
- a CDS encoding glycoside hydrolase family 19 protein → MIDWKGIAQPALTRAGYYAGAIDGDDGPKTYTALFAYAAQRPADVAIAAIGAAAAKWIKGDAIAQTPARLAEFVAQTCNETGALTRFEEDLRYSAATMLAQWPTHFTAAQAAACVGRPVEIACRAYGGRMGNAAPPAKDGWLYRGRGMLQLTGKAAYARFGQMVGLDLVGNPDLAADPADSLVIAREFWRAAGVNDAVDAGDFTKARQLTNGGSIGLANVAAIRARLQAVMVDQRPHPRG
- a CDS encoding PEPxxWA-CTERM sorting domain-containing protein, producing the protein MFRLHKVQSSYVLAVTSVVLAAATPAGATTTTIMITPETYGYYDPSETGNFGLSPFHGGAAIANYSQVGRAAGSSFAGDYAATIEFLIPSVPINAVITGLSLTVTSQFGTHINDVQLRSYFAATTVADPSRIYAGSNLTNFFDLNPAVTSTDLLGTPTVNYLEDNPGLYLGFSFRETNPISPRFCVTTCSPKTIGSTGDPSFYTLPVLTVSYEIPAPPPPPPPSAVPEPSTWLMMLGGFALAGSAARRRQRVAATFA
- a CDS encoding PEPxxWA-CTERM sorting domain-containing protein, translated to MTKLKLITAASVAMTASLLAYSPARADRVVITENGFSDNGKLVVDLTFSQPGTYYARDHIVGGFATYTSDITAAFSLPATTINAGFYYLSDRSFSINFYQDDDHSIYILSDPGIIEDFDFHYALALNGSAVSEAYNPITIVHLPSVAPEPASWALMLGGFAVIGAGMRRRQRESVSFA
- a CDS encoding phage holin family protein, whose translation is MIGTAARYGLALGEGRRLSWRAMLGDALLLGLVGLFAVIISDKFDLHGDVRAFCSALAAVSSDRLIKLLRSRFMRAAEAQLDQFTRASIAGDVVKVPAGSGAPDNVRIDVIRDENPIGSALRSQYRRPAQSRPPEDQIELLRKLDQQE
- a CDS encoding Pam3-gp28 family putative phage holin, producing MPDLSAPAATAVHALLASFVRHALVAAGSALVTRGIVDQGAVDGFVATMVETIVGTLMVAGATGWAQARAFLSHTRWAAAWAALNAEPASLPDAVAGQAGSAGPVA
- a CDS encoding methyl-accepting chemotaxis protein, translating into MRNMRIVNKLLVSFGVVGIGLLALTLFSISQLGSIDTLMSKAVRDRLPKTVLSQQIDTATSDFRIAEAQHILSVDGAGMDAAEAKMNEQRGIVDQGYDVLNGNLRLPRARQLLNEFHERWLAYSAENKVLLALSRQNKNAEATALMRGQSQRLFDALSNSIGQLATFEGGLATAAADEGDAGYDHARILSIVAVVGMFGCLAVVLVVLVKQIAKPVGAVTQALTELGKGNMHVAVPVDDRADEVGALAAAMKGLRDQLAAAERAKEEQTALIVDSVGEALSKLASGDLVSRVEADLTGPFAKLKTDFNAAAAALQSTLGQVAQAATGINGGAGEIRQASDDLSHRTEQQAASLEETAAAMHEITETVRTTAERASSANEAVLRVHTDAEHSGDVVRQAVQAMGGIERTSNEISEIISVIDGIAFQTNLLALNAGVEAARAGDAGRGFAVVASEVRALAQRSAEAAKDVKLRISASSHQVAAGVQLVNETGQALTRIIGQVGTVKTLVSEIAAVTEQQAAGLHQVNTAVAEMDGVTQQNAAMVEEATAAARSLATEADGLNRQIARFKTGQQRDAHASPVHELQHRASSGARQLAKPALRSVGSANPKTDDDWSAF
- a CDS encoding GDSL-type esterase/lipase family protein translates to MPMFPDIFGDIRRRFRGGGSAVDAVRAATFSKVLALTALEQATSRQDAAALALVPGAATGAATLTNLYTQQSNPGVFEAFGGAPLVTSDPRLWVIVQMDDAPNTGGGMNAFMPGGKYYWQFSTEWRTRVVNTRYIEIATKDTPAAGLRLWVNGQLAIAGKQPFGNAAGAGDLSYTKFDLGAVGNYDIVLECNGAIRFYGIGVDAGGSCVKQTRASTGTILCLGDSYTSGASYNAVRGQDLMRTLGRYLGFHNVVTAGLSGSSMVTTTGTAQWSLTASAGSIYTNFITPIIKPAIDPDVIVISLGYNDNGSVSPTVAALYALWQQVRADFPRSLIVCMGMWGGVIQARTTLQNREEQIRAQFNTWADPFSIFVRLQFATGGAAQSAVQFGQGYTGTPSYDGINDLILNGDRNHLNDGYANQDGQWYMATKIRDAILTELNAMGATYNPAASKAAYWPLSLKLAGGQSATATVGSPFLCSLMSTGGGFAGSLPGAPTALPAKVHSIVAGGTIPPGLTLNATQAMLTGTPTTAGTYNFTVHCVDSISGGTVDLPCTITVS